The following coding sequences are from one Deltaproteobacteria bacterium HGW-Deltaproteobacteria-18 window:
- a CDS encoding sensor domain-containing diguanylate cyclase: MKQAGLPIPCMGLLEQFFDGVYVVDRQRRIVFWNKCAERITGYGREEVLGRCCADNILRHVSLEGKPLCENGCPLHATTLDAQTRTVDVYLHHKAGHRVSVQVRALPLMDEFGEIVGAIEIFVDTSRQEAMFRQLKELERSLYQDELTGIGNRKFAEVRLSELMGAFREHAQTFGVLFIDIDHFKRVNDIHGHPVGDRVIRLVACSLQNGLRPTDRVCRFGGEEFLCILPNLTVEEMRTVAERLRMLVEQSGLDLPTGILRVSVSVGGALCGNGDTSFAVIERADQAMYRAKDLGRNRVVISQSEGISLSCQELNAVEGMPKGAL, encoded by the coding sequence GTGAAACAAGCCGGACTTCCAATACCATGCATGGGTTTGCTGGAACAGTTTTTCGACGGGGTATATGTGGTCGACCGCCAGAGACGGATCGTGTTCTGGAACAAATGCGCTGAACGCATAACGGGATATGGGCGCGAAGAGGTTCTGGGAAGATGCTGCGCCGACAATATCCTACGCCATGTCAGCCTTGAAGGAAAACCGCTGTGTGAGAATGGCTGTCCCCTGCATGCTACAACACTTGACGCCCAGACCAGGACTGTCGACGTGTACCTTCACCATAAGGCAGGCCATCGCGTTTCGGTGCAGGTACGGGCTTTGCCCTTGATGGACGAATTTGGCGAAATTGTCGGAGCCATAGAAATCTTCGTCGATACCTCACGCCAAGAGGCCATGTTCCGTCAGCTTAAGGAGTTGGAGCGCAGCCTTTATCAAGATGAACTGACAGGGATTGGTAACCGGAAATTCGCTGAAGTAAGACTTTCTGAACTTATGGGCGCATTTCGCGAGCATGCACAGACCTTTGGCGTGCTTTTTATCGATATCGATCATTTCAAGCGCGTCAACGACATCCATGGACATCCGGTCGGAGACAGGGTTATCAGGTTGGTTGCCTGCTCGCTGCAAAACGGATTGCGTCCAACAGACCGAGTCTGCCGCTTTGGTGGAGAGGAGTTCCTCTGTATCCTGCCCAATCTTACTGTTGAAGAGATGCGCACGGTCGCTGAACGTCTTCGAATGCTCGTGGAACAAAGCGGTCTCGATCTGCCGACGGGGATATTGCGGGTGTCTGTTTCTGTTGGTGGGGCCTTGTGTGGTAATGGAGACACGTCCTTTGCAGTGATCGAACGGGCAGATCAAGCCATGTACCGGGCCAAGGATCTTGGACGCAACCGGGTGGTCATTTCGCAGAGTGAGGGCATAAGCTTGTCGTGTCAGGAGTTGAATGCTGTCGAAGGAATGCCAAAGGGTGCTCTATGA
- a CDS encoding hemerythrin, producing the protein MSNLTKFENLGGHVPNIVWSDTLSIENAEIDAEHKQLIRIANSLLRAMQEGRNKNDFAKILHELREYTVFHFTNEEVYMRSIEYPDLNKHMEEHNILKRRVKDFQHSVFIGEKVEFDRLREMLKDWLVGHILNCDLLIKEYLASKDVKQEGQA; encoded by the coding sequence GTGTCCAATTTAACGAAGTTTGAAAATTTAGGAGGCCACGTGCCAAATATCGTCTGGTCCGATACACTTTCCATAGAAAATGCGGAAATTGACGCGGAACATAAGCAGCTTATCCGCATTGCCAACTCCCTCTTGCGGGCAATGCAGGAAGGCAGAAACAAGAACGATTTCGCAAAAATTCTGCACGAATTGCGAGAATATACAGTCTTCCATTTCACCAATGAAGAAGTATATATGCGATCAATTGAATACCCTGATTTGAACAAACATATGGAAGAACACAACATCCTTAAAAGACGAGTCAAGGATTTTCAGCATTCCGTGTTTATCGGAGAGAAGGTGGAATTTGATCGCCTTCGGGAAATGCTTAAGGATTGGCTCGTGGGCCACATTTTGAACTGCGACCTGCTTATTAAGGAATACTTGGCGTCCAAAGATGTCAAACAGGAAGGCCAAGCGTGA
- a CDS encoding two-component system response regulator yields MANIMGNITVLFVDDDRRVHQSLKRIIVARSLPIDLFAASSAAQAKQTLSGQSCDVIVTDASLPDMEGSELLVLVQERWPLTLRILMTADGGTRIISSLLVSAHQLLTKPVTPECLLATIQSASRLRFLLMDPRLREIVHRLEHLPVVPHVYTALTRELQSENCSNQSVARIVSRDMSLTTAILKVVNTPFFGLSRRVDEALQAVNILGANLVRGLVLSEGVFRPQDPDMYPGFNTEQLWGHCLVAARCCRAVMKVECPTGPAVEDAFLAGLLHDVGKIVMAEGCPEDYVDILKESQTRNMPLYEVEADILGVTHAQVGAYLLGLWGFSESVVIAIAQHHSHIPGPPLSLLSAVLHVVDVLLHERYVQSSGHAPHLPAGPFLDIVGGTETLERWREVVNSELDAV; encoded by the coding sequence ATGGCGAACATCATGGGTAACATCACTGTCCTTTTCGTCGACGACGACAGACGCGTCCATCAAAGCCTCAAGCGTATCATCGTGGCCAGGAGCCTGCCCATCGACCTTTTTGCTGCGTCATCGGCCGCTCAAGCCAAACAGACTTTGTCCGGGCAGTCCTGTGATGTCATTGTCACGGACGCGAGCCTGCCCGACATGGAAGGTTCAGAACTGCTGGTCCTGGTCCAGGAGCGCTGGCCTTTAACCTTGCGCATCCTCATGACCGCAGACGGCGGGACAAGGATCATTTCGAGCCTGCTTGTTTCGGCCCATCAATTGTTGACCAAGCCCGTCACGCCGGAGTGTCTTCTGGCCACGATCCAGTCCGCCTCGCGACTGCGTTTTTTGCTCATGGATCCTCGTTTGCGTGAGATCGTGCACCGCCTGGAACACCTGCCTGTCGTGCCACATGTGTACACGGCTCTGACCCGGGAATTGCAGAGCGAAAACTGTTCGAACCAGTCCGTGGCCAGAATCGTGTCCCGTGACATGAGCCTGACCACGGCCATTCTCAAGGTGGTCAACACTCCGTTTTTCGGTCTGTCGCGACGTGTGGACGAAGCACTTCAAGCCGTGAACATCCTGGGAGCGAATCTTGTCAGAGGGCTCGTCCTTTCCGAGGGAGTCTTCAGGCCTCAGGACCCGGACATGTACCCGGGGTTCAATACAGAACAACTCTGGGGCCACTGCCTTGTCGCAGCCAGATGTTGTCGGGCGGTGATGAAGGTCGAGTGTCCGACCGGGCCTGCGGTGGAAGACGCCTTTCTGGCTGGCCTGCTGCACGATGTGGGCAAGATCGTGATGGCGGAAGGCTGTCCTGAGGACTATGTTGATATCCTTAAAGAATCGCAGACGCGTAACATGCCCTTGTACGAAGTCGAGGCCGATATTCTGGGTGTGACGCATGCACAGGTTGGCGCCTATCTACTTGGACTTTGGGGCTTTTCCGAAAGCGTTGTCATCGCTATTGCCCAGCATCATAGTCACATTCCCGGGCCGCCCCTCTCCCTCTTGTCCGCAGTTCTTCATGTTGTGGATGTGCTGTTGCATGAGCGATATGTCCAGTCGAGCGGGCACGCGCCTCATCTTCCGGCAGGGCCGTTCCTCGATATCGTGGGGGGGACGGAGACCTTGGAGCGTTGGAGAGAAGTTGTGAATTCAGAACTGGATGCCGTTTGA